In Cherax quadricarinatus isolate ZL_2023a chromosome 38, ASM3850222v1, whole genome shotgun sequence, a single genomic region encodes these proteins:
- the LOC128692870 gene encoding glutamate receptor U1-like: MIKSYFVEAAVITLLMGTAVLAEEFMVQGVARNLTVRQEGEEELEQLMDLLAIQYSRTCLMVEVGDTGFFDSYWGKPRIVINSNSSQAKSTVEFINEYTQRVTTHACVTYLIKHLPGTELFSVITDVSKKQTSRYFIAHATSVLKAHEFLLDVRLSKEEHVAALVKEEDHRGSFWQVLTRQLLHPSGSPHVLHANEWSKDKGFYNTDELFPEQMGNFYGMKLIGVTLDFRPFTDYEVIPGSRRVNPKPSLDVFILNEIAKRLNFTYDLIMPEDGLWGVLKDNGHWVGVVGDVEFGRANFSLVLSVTLERRMSVDFTRSYYLDPLTFVTAKKRPQPPWLKLITPFSGQVWVASLMSVVVATVLYHFVFRTQGTFGFTTLTPSGAFIYVFGSFLSQPLPSMPWFSAGKVLLGFWLVYAFLLTTYYKTSLTAALAVPSTPPTIDTLDQLLHSDLKFGMIDAKGSEYQLFSMSNVSLYQKLFKRMTFYSSSESMKRVAEGKYAYIYFKSNLQSIISTQYTSLSGETLLHLASEEFFPGGYGWAFPKGALYRRTFDNIMWRCVQAGLINKWLKDLYAVYLEENMEQQTPEERKQLEAVAQAPRDDDGRVVLSLNHLQGPFLILLLGSALGVLFLLSECVIDRFLCTVTLNQVVPQPLKDTNTQ, from the exons ATGATTAAGTCTTATTTTGTGGAGGCAGCTGTTATAACGTTGCTGATGGGCACTGCTGTGTTGGCTGAAGAATTTATGGTACAGGGTGTTGCTCGTAACCTGACCGTCCgtcaggaaggggaggaggagctgGAGCAGTTAATGGATCTTCTGGCAATCCAGTACTCACGCACGTGCCTAATGGTGGAAGTGGGTGATACAGGGTTCTTTGACAGTTACTGGGGAAAGCCCCGCATCGTCATCAACTCTAACAGCAGCCAAGCCAAGAGTACTGTCGAGTTCATCAACGAGTACACTCAAAGGGTGACAACGCACGCGTGTGTGACGTATTTGATAAAACATCTGCCGGGAACCGAGCTGTTTTCTGTCATCACTGATGTCTCTAAAAAACAAACGAGTCGCTATTTCATTGCCCATGCTACCAGCGTCTTAAAAGCTCACGAATTTCTCTTGGACGTCCGTTTAAGCAAGGAAGAACACGTGGCAGCCCTGGTGAAGGAGGAGGACCACAGAGGATCATTTTGGCAAGTGCTCACTCGCCAACTACTTCATCCATCAGGCTCACCGCACGTCCTGCACGCGAACGAGTGGTCGAAAGATAAAGGTTTCTACAACACTGACGAACTTTTTCCTGAGCAGATGGGTAACTTTTATGGGATGAAGCTCATTGGCGTTACTCTCGACTTCCGGCCCTTCACAGATTACGAAGTAATTCCTGGCTCCAGGAGGGTAAATCCCAAGCCATCGCTCGACGTCTTCATCCTGAACGAAATCGCAAAAAGACTTAATTTCACATACGACCTAATCATGCCGGAAGATGGCCTCTGGGGTGTCCTCAAAGACAAC GGACACTGGGTTGGTGTGGTCGGGGATGTGGAGTTCGGGCGAGCCAACTTCTCATTGGTGTTGTCGGTGACACTGGAGCGACGGATGAGCGTGGACTTCACCCGCAGCTACTACCTCGACCCTCTCACCTTCGTTACCGCCAAAAAGCGTCCCCAGCCGCCCTGGCTCAAGCTCATAACCCCCTTCAGTG gacaggtgtgggtggcatcacTGATGTCTGTGGTGGTGGCCACGGTGCTCTACCACTTCGTCTTCAGAACACAGGGCACCTTCGGTTTCACTACGCTGACTCCCTCCGGAGCCTTTATATACGTTTTCGGTTCCTTCCTCAGTCAACCGCTTCCCAGTATGCCTTGGTTTTCTGCTGGTAAG GTTTTACTGGGCTTCTGGCTAGTGTACGCCTTCCTGCTGACCACCTACTACAAGACCTCGCTGACGGCGGCGCTGGCGGTGCCTTCGACTCCCCCCACCATCGACACACTTGACCAGCTCCTCCACTCGGATCTCAAGTTCGGCATGATCGACGCAAAG GGTTCGGAGTACCAGCTTTTCTCCATGTCCAACGTCTCGCTCTACCAGAAATTATTTAAGCGTATGACTTTCTACTCTTCCTCGGAGAGCATGAAGCGGGTGGCGGAGGGCAAGTACGCTTATATCTACTTCAAAAGTAACCTCCAGAGCATCATCAGCACGCAGTATACTAGTCTCAGTGGCGAGACCCTCTTACACTTGGCCTCCGAAGAGTTTTTTCCTGGAGGATACGGATGGGCGTTCCCCAAG GGAGCTCTTTACCGGAGAACATTTGACAACATCATGTGGCGATGCGTCCAGGCTGGCCTGATAAACAAGTGGCTGAAGGACTTGTATGCTGTATACCTGGAAGAGAACATGGAGCAGCAGACGCCGGAGGAGAGGAAGCAGCTGGAAGCTGTTGCCCAGGCCCCGCGAGATGATGACGGTCGG GTGGTGCTGAGTTTGAACCATCTACAGGGACCCTTCCTCATCCTGCTCTTGGGAAGTGCCTTGGGGGTTCTTTTCCTCCTCTCAGAGTGTGTCATCGACAGATTCCTTTGCACAGTAACCCTCAACCAAGTTGTCCCACAACCTCTCAAAGACACCAATACTCAGTAA